One genomic region from Myxococcales bacterium encodes:
- a CDS encoding 6-carboxytetrahydropterin synthase: MWEISQETCFAAAHQLRLAPGEGERLHGHNWRVKATVRASRLDDRGFVLDFNDLGRILRELVEPYEHVFLNEIAPYDDVNPSAENIARVVADALAAKIDDARVSVNRVELWENDTCAATYFRS; encoded by the coding sequence ATGTGGGAAATTAGCCAAGAGACGTGTTTTGCCGCTGCTCACCAACTCCGGCTCGCCCCGGGCGAGGGTGAGCGCCTCCACGGCCACAATTGGCGCGTCAAAGCGACCGTGCGCGCGTCGCGCCTCGACGACCGCGGCTTCGTCCTCGATTTCAACGATCTGGGGCGCATCCTGCGAGAGCTCGTGGAGCCGTACGAGCACGTCTTTCTGAACGAGATCGCGCCCTACGATGACGTCAATCCAAGCGCCGAGAACATCGCCCGCGTGGTCGCCGACGCGCTCGCGGCCAAGATCGACGACGCACGGGTCAGCGTGAACCGCGTCGAGCTCTGGGAGAACGACACCTGCGCGGCGACCTACTTCCGGTCCTGA
- a CDS encoding DUF721 domain-containing protein: MRRRKRRPSLPQPEPLEELLDRAGESRFAPRKLPIPTRAWSQALGPRIADRARPLILEGGVLTVKVTSSTWATELAMLKPWLLERIRAAGFAVSDLRFRVGALDLPPRPPERRATRVVPAPAALPRELAEHLSQIEDPELREAVALAARANLAWRDNVEPGRRRPPKR, encoded by the coding sequence ATGCGCCGACGCAAACGCCGCCCTTCGCTGCCGCAGCCGGAGCCCCTCGAGGAGCTCTTGGACCGAGCCGGCGAGTCGCGGTTCGCGCCTCGAAAGCTCCCGATTCCCACACGCGCGTGGTCTCAGGCGCTGGGCCCGCGCATCGCCGATCGCGCGCGCCCACTCATCCTTGAGGGCGGCGTCTTAACGGTCAAAGTCACCTCGAGCACGTGGGCCACCGAGCTCGCGATGCTCAAACCGTGGCTCCTCGAAAGGATCCGCGCCGCGGGGTTCGCCGTGAGCGATCTGCGCTTCCGCGTCGGCGCCCTCGACCTCCCGCCTAGGCCACCCGAGCGCCGCGCGACGCGCGTCGTCCCGGCACCCGCGGCGCTCCCGAGAGAGCTGGCGGAGCATTTGTCACAAATCGAGGACCCCGAGCTGCGCGAGGCCGTCGCCCTCGCGGCGCGCGCCAACCTGGCGTGGCGCGACAACGTCGAGCCCGGCCGGCGGCGACCGCCGAAGCGCTAG